The Liquorilactobacillus nagelii DSM 13675 DNA window TCCAGCAATTAAAATGGTAGCCCTTCAACGCTCACGGGGGTATGCGGTCCGTAAAAGCTTTACCATTGAGCAATTAAAAAAGATGATTGAATTTATTCGCAGGATTCGAACGGATGTGGTAATTTTTGTTGATAATTGTTACGGCGAATTTTCTGAAATTCATGAACCAACTGAATATGGAGCTGATTTAATGGCTGGGTCGCTTTATAAAAACGCTGGTGGTGGAATTGCTAAAACTGGTGGTTATTTAGTTGGGCGCAAAGACTTGATTCATTTAGCAGGCAATCGATTGAATTCACCTGGATCTGGGAAAAATGAAGGAGCGACTATTGGTCATCTACGTGATATGTACCAGGGCTTCTTTATTGCTCCTCATGTGACAGGTGAAGCGATTAAAGGGGCTATTTTTGCCAGTGCTTTATTAGAAAAGATTGGTCTAAAAGTTTCACCAAGATGGAATGATCCGCGAACAGATTTAGTCCAGACAGTGGAACTAGGGTCACCTGAAAAAATGGCACAGTTTTGTGCTGCGATTCAACACTTTTCACCGGTGAATGCTTTTGTTGATCCAATTGCCAGTCAAATGGGTGGTTACGAAGATCAAGAGATTATGGCATCTGGTAGTTTTACTGAGGGATCGACAATTGAGCTTTCCTGTGATGGACCAATTCGTCCGCCATATGCTTTATATATCCAAGGTGGATTAACTTTTGAACACGTAAAAGTTGCGATTAGTAATGCAATTAACGAAACTTTTTTCAAAAACAAAAACATGTAAGAAAAAGTAACATTGGATATTGACATCACATAGACCACTTGTTATGATTAGTGCGTACTTTAGAGGAGGGTTGTTATGAAAGAAAAGGAACTTCGCCGATCGCAAGCTGTTTTGCCAATCGGAACTGTGATGAAATTAACAAAATTGTCAGCACGACAAATTCGTTATTATGAAGAACAGTCATTGGTAACGCCGCAACGAAATGAAGGCAATCGTCGAATGTATTCGCTGAATGATATTGATCGCTTGCTTGAAATCAAGGATTATCTCGATGAAGGGATTAATATGGCGGGTATCAAACACATCTATGATGAAAAGGCGCGTAAACAGGCTCAAAAAAAAGCTCAAATGGAAAAGCCTTTGACAGATGCTGATGTTCGGCGGATTTTTCGTGATGAAATTATGTCAGTTAGCGGCTTAAGCAAGCGGGATGAGTTGCCTTTCAAACATAACAGGAACTTCTAAAATTTAGAAATAGGGAGCGATTTAAATGGTAAAGCCTAACTATACCAAAGATGACATCCGCAAAATTGTTAAAGATGAGAATGTTAAATTTTTGCGTTTGATGTTTACTGATTTATACGGTGTGATCAAAAATGTTGAGGTCCCGGTCAGTCAATTGGAAAAACTGCTTGACAATAAATTGATGTTTGACGGTTCATCGATTGATGGATTTGTTAGAATTGAAGAAAGTGACATGTGGCTTTATCCTGATCTTTCAACTTGGATGATTTTCCCATGGGGAAATGAACACGGAAAAGTGGCTCGTGTGATTTGCCGTGTTTATAATGCTGATCGGACTCCATTTATTGGTGATCCTCGAAATAACTTGATTCGGGTATTGGATGAAATGAAAGAGTTAGGCTTTACCGATTTTAATATTGGACCTGAGCCAGAATTTTTCCTTTTCAAGCTCGATCCAGAAACTGGCAAACCAACAATGCATTTAAATGATAATGGCAGTTATTTTGATTTGGCACCAGTCGACTTGGGTGAAAACTGTCGTCGCGATATTGTGCTAGAATTAGAAGACATTGGTTTTGATGTTGAAGCTTCTCATCATGAAGTTGCGCCAGGTCAACATGAAATTGATTTTAAGTATGCAGATGCTCTACATGCATGTGATAATATTCAAACCTTTAAATTAGTTGTTAAAACCGTAGCTCGTAAATATGGGCTGCATGCAACTTTCATGCCTAAACCACTTGATCGAATTAATGGTTCTGGGATGCATATTAATATGTCTCTCTTCCATAAAGACGGGAATGCTTTCTTTGATGAAAATGGTGATATGCAATTATCTGAAACGGCTCACTATTTCTTGGGCGGCTTATTGCAACATGCTCGTGGCTTTACCGCAGTAACAAATCCAATTGTTAATTCGTACAAACGATTAGTACCTGGTTACGAAGCACCAGTATACGTTGCTTGGTCAGGCCGCAATCGTTCACCATTGGTTCGTGTTCCAATTGCCCGTGGGTTGTCTACACGTCTGGAATTACGAAGTGTTGATCCTGCAGCTAACCCATATTTAGCAATTGCTGCTATATTAGAAGCAGGTCTTGATGGTTTGCGCAACAAAATTAAAGCACCAAAACCGATTGATCGAAATATTTATGTTATGGATGATGAGGAACGGAAAGCAAATGGTATTAGCGATTTACCATCAACTTTGCATAACGCATTGAAATCACTGCAAAAAGATGAAGTGATTGCTAAAGCTTTAGGGCCTCATTTATATCAGAACTTTATTGAAGGTAAAAAGCTGGAATGGTCAGCGTACCGGCAAGAAGTTACTCAATGGGAAAGAGATCAATATTTAGAGTTGTATTAAGATGTAGACTAAATATTTTATGGGACGATGATTAACTGATCATCGTCCTATTTTTGTCAATTTCAGTGGCCAGTGCTAAATATTTTATTTGAGAAAAATTAGCCAAATAGGTTAAGCGGCTTTCTTGGCTTTTAATTAAAAAACTGTCTTTTTTTAAAAGATGTTGTTTGATTTTACCGGTGACTGGATACTCGTTATCTTCTTGATCAGTAAGCCAAATCGTGATTAACTGATTTCGTTTAAAAGCTTGATGAATAAAAAACCGTAGTTGAAAAGCTGACATTTGAGGATGCAGGAAATCTTTAGCTGGAATTTGGTAAATTGTTTTAAGTTGACGATAAAAGTGAGTCGGGAGTTGAAGCCATTTGTTTTGTTCAATTTCAATCATTTGTAGTTTCTCCTTTCAGAACTAGTGTTCGTTATTTATATTATATGAACATACGTTCGAAAAATCAAGTTATAAATTAATTAGCTGCTTTTCAATTAATAAAAAATGACAGTTGATAATTTTAAGAGAATTAATGGTTTTTAAAAGAACAGCTTGAAAATCACATTAAAAAAGTACATTATAGAATTAATAACTTTTAGAGGAGAAGTATGCAAGATGTCTAACAGGGGAATGCTGATTGTCCTATCCGGTCCTTCGGGAGTTGGAAAAGGAACAGTTAGAAAAGCTATTTTTGAGCAAGATAACAATAAATTTCATTATTCAGTTTCAATGACGACGCGACAAATGCGACCGGGAGAAACTAATGGGAAAGATTACTATTTCGTTAGTCAAGATGAATTTGAAAGTGAGATAGCCGCTGGGGACATGTTAGAATATGCCAGATATGTTGACAATTATTATGGCACCCCTTTAAAATATGTAAATAAGATGTTGGAAGATGGCAAAGATGTTTTCTTAGAAATTGAAGTCAATGGGGCAATGCAGGTTCGAAAAAAATGTCCAGATGGCTTATTCATTTTTTTAACACCACCAGATTTAATGGAATTGCGCCATCGAATAATAGAGCGGGGAACAGATGATTTAGCGACAATTGACAAGCGTATGCATAAAGCTGTCGGTGAGATCGAAATGATGCAAAACTATGATTATGCTGTTGTTAATGATGAAGTTCCAGTTGCTGTTGAAAAAATTAAAACGATTATCCGCGCAGAACGTTGGCGTGTGAAACGTTTTCTACCAAATTATAAAAAACAATTAGGAGATGTTTTTAAATGATTCTTTATCCTTCAGTTGATGACTTATTGGAAAAGGTTGATTCGCGATATATGCTAGTTATGTTAGCCGGCAAGCGCGCTCATGAATTAGATGCTGGTTCATTACCATTAATGTCAGATTATAAATCAGTCAAGAATGTTGGTAAAGCTTTGGAAGAAGTGGCAGCCGGCAAACTGATTATTGATCCAGATGAAAAAGAAAAAATTTAGAATTTTGAAGTTAAGTTAATTTAAGATTGACTGGTTTTTGGTTATTAACCAATTTACCAGTCATTTTTTTTAAAATTTCCGCTTCAATTAAATAATCACTGTTGATTCTGTTAAAATAGAAATGATAGTTAGAGGAGGAACGACGGTGGGAAAAAAGAAAATTTTAGTTTGTCTAACGGGTGGAATTGCTTTATATAAAGCGGCATTAGTAGTCCGGGGATTATTGAAAGCAGGATTCGAGTTAGAAATTGCAATGACGAAGGATGCACAAAAATTTGTTACACCGCTGACTTTTTCATCTTTAATTAAAAAAAAGGTTCACACGGATGAAGAGTGGTTCAAATCTGATGAGGTTTTACATATTAAGTTAGCTGACTGGTCAGATGCGATAATCGTAATACCAGCGACAGCCAACATCTTAACCAAAATGGCGGTCGGGCTAACAGATAATCTCGTGTCTGCAAGTATTCTTGCAAGCCAAGCAACTAAATATGTTATTCCAGCGATGAATCAAAAAATGTTGACAGCACCAGCAACGCAGCGTAATTTTCAACGATTAAAAGCAGATGGAGTGCAATTTTTATCTCCCGTTAAAGGATTGTTAGCGGAAGGGTATTCAGGTGACGGACGTTTACCGGAACCACCAGAAATTATAAGTTGGTTAATTGATCGTTTAGAAACAGAGAATAAAAAAGATTTAGTTGGCAAAAAAGTTTTGGTTTCAGCTGGGTCTACCGTTGAACCGCTTGATCCGGTTCGGTACTTATCGAATAATTCGACTGGAAAAATGGGATTTGCTATTGCCAAAATAGCTCAGCAACGTGGAGCCGAAGTAACGTTGGTTGCGGGCCCAAATCAGCTGGCATTACCAAATAGGGTTAATTATCAACCAATTAAAACTGCTCGGCAAATGGAGCAAAAAATGCTTGAGTTTTATCAACAAGCTGATTTTGTGATTATGGCGGCGGCAGTAGCCGATTTCCGTCCAGCTAAGACAGCAGAGCAAAAAATAAAAAAACAAGAGTTGGATCAACTGACTCTTAGATTAGTTCGTAACCCGGATATTTTGGCTGAATTGGGAAGAAAAAAGCAAAAGCAATTGTTAGTAGGCTTTGCAGCTGAAACACAAGAACTGTTACACAATGCGACTCAAAAGATGCAGCAAAAGAAAGTTGATCTATTAGTAGCTAATGATGTTTCTCGTCATGATATCGGGTTTGGTACTTCCCAAAATGAAGTGTTTTTTTTGCAGCCTGACGTTGCACCAGAATTGCTTTCCAAGCGAAGTAAAGAGAAAATAGCTGATAAAATTTTTGATTTACTAATGGATTTAAACCGGCAAAGGAGGAAATGATTTGCAAGTAGCAGCTGTAATTGTCGACGTTCCATCAAGACAGACTGATCGACCTTTTTCTTATTTAATTGGTTCTGAATTGACAGATAAGGTTGCTGTTGGGATGCGGGTAATTGTTCCCTTTGGCCGTGGGAATCGTTTAATTCAAGGTTTTGTAATCGGAATTACACAAAAGCCAGCTGCGGAAACAAGTAAGCTAAAGAAAATCAATGAAGTTCAGGATTTAGTTCCAGTATTAAATGCTGAAATGTTAGCTTTGGCTGATTGGTTGGCTATATCGACTTTTTCTTTCAAAATATCTTGTTTGCAGTCAATGATTCCAAATGGCTTGCGTGGAAAATCAGAAAAAAAGCTGAGACTAGTATCACTTGAACAAGTTGATCCAGTGGTTCGTAAATTTTTTGATGGCAAAAATGAACAGATTTTGCAACCAAGCAAAACTTCAGCCGAAACCTTTAAAAAATTACAAAAAGCTCGAGCAGCTGGGAAAATAGAACTCATTTACCAAGTTAAAGATCAAGCCAAGCCCAAAAAAGTCCGAATAGTTAGTAACTTATTGACCACATCTCAGGCTGAAAAACTCAAAAAAAAACAGCGTGCCAATGCGCATCAATTAATTCACTTATTGGACTTTTTAGCTGATCATCCGCAAATAATGATCCAACAGTCAGTTTTAGCGGATCGGTTTGAGATTAGTCCAACTGCGATTCGATCGGCAGTAGAAAAAAAGTGGCTAAAGATTTCTAATCAAGTAGTTAAACGAACCACTTATGATCCGCAAAAAATTACTGCGACAACAGCCAAAAATTTAACTATGGACCAACAACAAGTTTATCAATCGATTGTAACCACGATCCAACAAAAAACAGCAGTACCTTTTTTATTAGAAGGAGTTACTGGCAGTGGTAAAACTGAAATTTATCTGCAGTTAATGGCAGCAGCTATCGAGCAACAGCAAGCTGCATTGTTACTGGTTCCAGAAATTTCTTTAACACCGCAAATGGTAGCTCAGGTAGTTGGTCGGTTTGGAAAACAAGTAGCTTTATTACACAGTGGTTTATCAATTGGTGAACGTTTAGATGAGTGGCGGCGAATTGAGGATGGTACCGCTACGATTATTGTTGGTGCACGTTCAGCTGTTTTTGCACCAATAAAAAATTTAGGAATTATTATTTTAGATGAAGAGCATGAAAGCAGTTATGCTCAGGACAGTATGCCCCGCTATCATGCTCGTGATGTTGCATTGTGGCGTAGTCGCTACCATCATTGCCCAGTTGTTTTGGGTAGCGCTACCCCAGCTTTAGAATCGCGTGCTCGGGCACAAAAAGGCGTCTATCATTGGCTCCGATTGCCACAACGGATCAACACTCGACCGTTGCCAACTGTTGCGCTGGTCGATATGCGACAGGCAGTAACTCAAAGCCATGATGCGGATTTTTCAAATGAATTATTAACGGCTATCAAGGATCGTTTACAAAAACACGAACAAATTATTCTGTTATTAAATCGCCGAGGATATGCTTCTTTTATGATGTGTCGGCAATGTGGTTTTGTTTTGAAATGCCCAAACTGTGATATTTCATTAACGTTGCATAAGGACCTGCGGCTGATGAAGTGCCATTATTGTGGTCATGAGGAGTCAATTCCGGTAAAATGTCCTGCCTGTGGTAATTCAAAAATTCGTTTTTACGGGACGGGAACACAAAAAATTCAAGAAAAATTACAACATTATTTTCCAACAGCTAGGATTTTAAGAATGGATGTTGATACGACGCGACGCAAAGGTGCTCACCAGCAAATTTTACAGCGATTTGGTCGTCATCAAGCAGATATTTTGTTGGGAACGCAAATGATTGCTAAGGGGCTTGATTACCCAGAAGTAACTTTAGTGGGCGTTTTAAATGCTGATACTTCACTTAGTTTGCCGGATTTTCGAGCTAGTGAACAAACTTTCCAATTATTGACACAGGTTAGTGGTAGAGCAGGTCGAGCAGAAAAAGAAGGGAAAGTTGTTATTCAAACCTTCAATCCACAGCATTATGCGCTACAATTTGCTAAGACGCAAGACTATGAACAATTTTATGCTTATGAAATGCATTTACGTCATCAAGGTGATTATCCACCATATTATTTTACAATTCAGTTGGCGGCCAACGCTGTCAGCGAACAAGCTGCAATTAAGTATTTATTTAAAATAATGCAGGAGCTGAAAACTAAGCTAAGTCCTGAGGCCAAATTACTGGGACCAGTTCCCCAAATGATTTTACGAATTAAGAATCAGTACCGCTATCATTTAATAATAAAGTTCAAACATGAACCACAATTAATGGAATACTTGCATCATTTATTGGAAACAAGTCAACGTCAAAAAAACGTTCAATTAATAATTATTCGTGAACCAATGAGTTTTATTTAACTAAAAGAAATGAGGCATAATTATGACATCAATTATTTTTATGGGAACACCAACATTTGCAGCAACAATCTTGACTGGACTATTGCAAGAAAAAAAATACCAAGTTGTTGCAGTTGTTACGCAGCCAGATAAATATGTTGGTCGTAAAAGAGTTTTGACAGCTTCGCCAGTTAAGCAAGTTGCGTTAAGCCATCAGTTGAAAGTTTATCAACCAGCAAAACTTTCCCAAAGCGCAGAACTTGAACAGTTGCTATCTTTGAAAGCAGATTTGATTGTTACTGCCGCATATGGACAATTTTTACCGACAAAATTACTGAAAAGTGTTAAAATTGCGGCAGTTAATGTCCACGGTTCATTATTACCGAAGTATCGAGGTGGAGCTCCAATTCAGTATGCTTTGTTAGCAGGTGAAGCCAAAACAGGGATTACTTTAATTAACATGAC harbors:
- the glnA gene encoding type I glutamate--ammonia ligase gives rise to the protein MVKPNYTKDDIRKIVKDENVKFLRLMFTDLYGVIKNVEVPVSQLEKLLDNKLMFDGSSIDGFVRIEESDMWLYPDLSTWMIFPWGNEHGKVARVICRVYNADRTPFIGDPRNNLIRVLDEMKELGFTDFNIGPEPEFFLFKLDPETGKPTMHLNDNGSYFDLAPVDLGENCRRDIVLELEDIGFDVEASHHEVAPGQHEIDFKYADALHACDNIQTFKLVVKTVARKYGLHATFMPKPLDRINGSGMHINMSLFHKDGNAFFDENGDMQLSETAHYFLGGLLQHARGFTAVTNPIVNSYKRLVPGYEAPVYVAWSGRNRSPLVRVPIARGLSTRLELRSVDPAANPYLAIAAILEAGLDGLRNKIKAPKPIDRNIYVMDDEERKANGISDLPSTLHNALKSLQKDEVIAKALGPHLYQNFIEGKKLEWSAYRQEVTQWERDQYLELY
- a CDS encoding aminotransferase class I/II-fold pyridoxal phosphate-dependent enzyme — translated: MKKLWMEHFPEELQQKISEVERQIEPQIAEIEQRQLYNQGRVLNCFKAHRVAEEDLVGSTGYGYDDIGREKLDAIYADYFQSDDAIVKPQIMSGTHAITTAFFAVLRPQDKLFYLTGMPYDTIQHVIGIAGNEPGTLKDFQINFDYQPLLEDGEVDYEQAIKKLQDPAIKMVALQRSRGYAVRKSFTIEQLKKMIEFIRRIRTDVVIFVDNCYGEFSEIHEPTEYGADLMAGSLYKNAGGGIAKTGGYLVGRKDLIHLAGNRLNSPGSGKNEGATIGHLRDMYQGFFIAPHVTGEAIKGAIFASALLEKIGLKVSPRWNDPRTDLVQTVELGSPEKMAQFCAAIQHFSPVNAFVDPIASQMGGYEDQEIMASGSFTEGSTIELSCDGPIRPPYALYIQGGLTFEHVKVAISNAINETFFKNKNM
- the coaBC gene encoding bifunctional phosphopantothenoylcysteine decarboxylase/phosphopantothenate--cysteine ligase CoaBC; the encoded protein is MGKKKILVCLTGGIALYKAALVVRGLLKAGFELEIAMTKDAQKFVTPLTFSSLIKKKVHTDEEWFKSDEVLHIKLADWSDAIIVIPATANILTKMAVGLTDNLVSASILASQATKYVIPAMNQKMLTAPATQRNFQRLKADGVQFLSPVKGLLAEGYSGDGRLPEPPEIISWLIDRLETENKKDLVGKKVLVSAGSTVEPLDPVRYLSNNSTGKMGFAIAKIAQQRGAEVTLVAGPNQLALPNRVNYQPIKTARQMEQKMLEFYQQADFVIMAAAVADFRPAKTAEQKIKKQELDQLTLRLVRNPDILAELGRKKQKQLLVGFAAETQELLHNATQKMQQKKVDLLVANDVSRHDIGFGTSQNEVFFLQPDVAPELLSKRSKEKIADKIFDLLMDLNRQRRK
- the gmk gene encoding guanylate kinase, coding for MSNRGMLIVLSGPSGVGKGTVRKAIFEQDNNKFHYSVSMTTRQMRPGETNGKDYYFVSQDEFESEIAAGDMLEYARYVDNYYGTPLKYVNKMLEDGKDVFLEIEVNGAMQVRKKCPDGLFIFLTPPDLMELRHRIIERGTDDLATIDKRMHKAVGEIEMMQNYDYAVVNDEVPVAVEKIKTIIRAERWRVKRFLPNYKKQLGDVFK
- a CDS encoding MerR family transcriptional regulator → MKEKELRRSQAVLPIGTVMKLTKLSARQIRYYEEQSLVTPQRNEGNRRMYSLNDIDRLLEIKDYLDEGINMAGIKHIYDEKARKQAQKKAQMEKPLTDADVRRIFRDEIMSVSGLSKRDELPFKHNRNF
- the rpoZ gene encoding DNA-directed RNA polymerase subunit omega produces the protein MILYPSVDDLLEKVDSRYMLVMLAGKRAHELDAGSLPLMSDYKSVKNVGKALEEVAAGKLIIDPDEKEKI
- the priA gene encoding primosomal protein N'; translation: MQVAAVIVDVPSRQTDRPFSYLIGSELTDKVAVGMRVIVPFGRGNRLIQGFVIGITQKPAAETSKLKKINEVQDLVPVLNAEMLALADWLAISTFSFKISCLQSMIPNGLRGKSEKKLRLVSLEQVDPVVRKFFDGKNEQILQPSKTSAETFKKLQKARAAGKIELIYQVKDQAKPKKVRIVSNLLTTSQAEKLKKKQRANAHQLIHLLDFLADHPQIMIQQSVLADRFEISPTAIRSAVEKKWLKISNQVVKRTTYDPQKITATTAKNLTMDQQQVYQSIVTTIQQKTAVPFLLEGVTGSGKTEIYLQLMAAAIEQQQAALLLVPEISLTPQMVAQVVGRFGKQVALLHSGLSIGERLDEWRRIEDGTATIIVGARSAVFAPIKNLGIIILDEEHESSYAQDSMPRYHARDVALWRSRYHHCPVVLGSATPALESRARAQKGVYHWLRLPQRINTRPLPTVALVDMRQAVTQSHDADFSNELLTAIKDRLQKHEQIILLLNRRGYASFMMCRQCGFVLKCPNCDISLTLHKDLRLMKCHYCGHEESIPVKCPACGNSKIRFYGTGTQKIQEKLQHYFPTARILRMDVDTTRRKGAHQQILQRFGRHQADILLGTQMIAKGLDYPEVTLVGVLNADTSLSLPDFRASEQTFQLLTQVSGRAGRAEKEGKVVIQTFNPQHYALQFAKTQDYEQFYAYEMHLRHQGDYPPYYFTIQLAANAVSEQAAIKYLFKIMQELKTKLSPEAKLLGPVPQMILRIKNQYRYHLIIKFKHEPQLMEYLHHLLETSQRQKNVQLIIIREPMSFI